One Lottiidibacillus patelloidae DNA segment encodes these proteins:
- a CDS encoding RelA/SpoT family protein, producing MTQEKMQTIEQVLEKANSYLNKDDIAFLEKAYQFAKKAHEGQFRKSGDPYIIHPVQVAGILVNLELDAVTLAAAFLHDVVEDTDVTKDQIAATFNQEVAMLVDGVTKLKKIKYKSDEEQQAENHRKMIVAMAKDMRVILIKLADRLHNMRTLKHMKPEKQRRIANETIEVFAPLAHRLGISTIKWELEDTALRYLNPQQYYRIVHLMKNKRAERELHIDELTNEIRAKLEEVHIDADISGRPKHIYSIYRKMAIQNKQFNEIYDLLAVRVVVENIKDCYAALGIIHTCWKPMPGRFKDYIAMPKSNMYQSLHTTVIGPKGEPLEVQIRTKDMHKIAEYGVAAHWAYKETQDKNDSDNNAFDGKLEWFREILEWQQDMSNAEEFMESLKVDLFSDTVFVFTPKGDVVELPSGSVPLDFAYRIHTEIGHHCIGAKVNGKIVPLDKALNTGDIVEVLTSKHSYGPSQDWVKIAQSSQAKNKIRQWFKKQKKEVNVAKGKELVEKEIKHLGFKMKDALHSKNIERTLKKFNFASDDDMFAAVGYNGVTASQIASKLTETLRKEREKESSDTTIVDAVNELREIKPKKRSVAGVVVKGIDNLLIRLSKCCNPIPGDEIVGYITKGRGVSVHRADCPNIANEDANTRLLEVEWEEEKQNEKLYNVVLEIYGFDRRGLLNEVLHAVNETKTNINSVSGRSDRNKMATIDMMIAIHNNSHLEKVVERIKQIPDIFTVRRTMQ from the coding sequence ATGACGCAAGAAAAAATGCAAACCATTGAACAAGTACTTGAAAAAGCGAATAGCTATTTAAATAAGGATGATATTGCATTTTTAGAAAAAGCGTATCAATTTGCGAAAAAAGCTCATGAAGGGCAATTTCGTAAGTCAGGTGATCCTTATATAATACATCCCGTACAAGTTGCAGGAATTCTAGTAAATCTAGAACTTGATGCAGTTACTCTTGCTGCGGCTTTTTTACATGATGTTGTCGAAGATACTGATGTAACAAAAGATCAGATCGCAGCGACATTTAATCAAGAAGTAGCGATGTTAGTAGATGGTGTGACAAAACTTAAGAAAATTAAATATAAATCAGATGAAGAACAACAAGCTGAAAACCATAGGAAAATGATCGTTGCAATGGCGAAAGATATGAGAGTTATCTTGATAAAACTCGCAGATCGCCTTCACAATATGCGAACGTTAAAGCATATGAAGCCAGAAAAACAGCGTAGAATAGCAAATGAAACGATTGAAGTATTTGCACCATTAGCTCATCGACTTGGAATCTCAACAATTAAATGGGAGTTAGAAGATACGGCACTACGTTATTTAAACCCGCAACAATATTATCGTATTGTCCATTTAATGAAAAATAAGCGAGCGGAGCGAGAACTTCATATCGATGAATTAACGAATGAAATTCGAGCTAAATTAGAAGAAGTCCACATAGATGCAGATATTTCCGGACGCCCGAAACACATTTATAGCATTTATCGAAAAATGGCCATACAAAATAAGCAATTTAATGAAATATATGACCTTCTTGCAGTTCGGGTTGTCGTTGAAAATATTAAAGACTGTTATGCAGCTTTAGGTATTATTCATACGTGCTGGAAGCCGATGCCTGGACGGTTTAAAGATTATATTGCTATGCCAAAATCAAATATGTATCAGTCCCTTCATACGACAGTAATTGGTCCTAAAGGCGAGCCGTTGGAAGTTCAAATTCGTACGAAGGACATGCATAAGATTGCTGAATATGGTGTAGCAGCACATTGGGCGTATAAAGAAACCCAAGATAAAAATGATTCGGACAATAATGCCTTTGATGGTAAATTAGAGTGGTTCCGTGAAATATTAGAATGGCAACAAGATATGAGCAATGCGGAAGAGTTTATGGAATCATTAAAAGTGGATCTCTTCTCTGATACCGTTTTCGTATTTACACCCAAAGGTGATGTTGTTGAATTACCATCTGGATCTGTTCCATTAGATTTTGCTTATCGTATCCACACTGAAATTGGACATCATTGTATCGGTGCCAAAGTGAACGGAAAAATTGTTCCACTGGACAAAGCATTAAATACTGGCGATATCGTCGAAGTGTTAACTTCAAAACATTCTTATGGGCCAAGTCAAGATTGGGTTAAAATAGCACAATCTTCACAAGCTAAAAATAAAATTCGTCAATGGTTTAAGAAACAGAAAAAAGAAGTAAATGTAGCAAAAGGTAAGGAACTTGTTGAAAAAGAAATTAAGCACTTAGGCTTTAAAATGAAGGATGCTCTTCATTCGAAAAATATTGAACGCACCTTGAAAAAGTTTAATTTTGCTAGTGACGATGATATGTTTGCAGCTGTTGGATACAATGGTGTCACAGCTTCCCAAATTGCTTCAAAGCTCACGGAAACGTTACGCAAAGAGCGGGAAAAGGAATCATCTGATACAACGATTGTTGATGCAGTTAACGAACTAAGGGAAATAAAACCGAAAAAACGATCTGTTGCCGGAGTAGTTGTTAAAGGCATTGATAACTTGTTAATTCGTTTATCTAAGTGTTGTAATCCGATTCCTGGTGATGAGATTGTTGGCTATATAACAAAAGGCCGTGGTGTATCCGTTCATCGTGCGGATTGCCCAAATATCGCCAATGAAGATGCTAATACTCGTCTTCTTGAAGTTGAGTGGGAAGAAGAAAAGCAAAATGAAAAACTTTATAATGTCGTTTTAGAAATCTACGGGTTTGATCGCCGTGGCTTGTTAAATGAAGTCTTACATGCAGTAAATGAAACAAAAACAAATATTAACTCTGTTTCCGGTCGTTCAGACCGTAACAAAATGGCAACTATTGATATGATGATCGCAATCCATAATAATAGTCATTTAGAGAAAGTAGTCGAGCGAATCAAGCAAATTCCAGATATTTTTACCGTTCGACGTACGATGCAATAA
- a CDS encoding adenine phosphoribosyltransferase, whose protein sequence is MDYKKHITVVEDWPIEGIRFKDITTLMQNGGVFKQAIKDIVDYAKDLNVDVIAGPEARGFIVGCPVAYELEIGFVPVRKEGKLPREVVRVDYGLEYGKDVLTMHKDAIKPGQRVLITDDLLATGGTIEATIKLIEELGGIVVGAAFFIELTELNGREKLGGVDIKTLMQY, encoded by the coding sequence ATGGATTACAAAAAGCACATTACAGTAGTTGAAGATTGGCCGATTGAAGGAATTCGCTTTAAAGATATAACAACACTTATGCAAAACGGTGGCGTTTTTAAACAAGCTATTAAGGACATTGTTGACTACGCAAAAGATTTAAATGTTGATGTTATTGCAGGACCTGAAGCTCGAGGATTTATCGTAGGATGTCCGGTTGCTTATGAATTAGAAATTGGTTTCGTTCCTGTCCGTAAAGAAGGAAAACTTCCACGTGAAGTTGTCCGTGTAGACTACGGTTTAGAATATGGAAAAGACGTTTTAACAATGCACAAAGATGCGATTAAGCCTGGTCAACGTGTCTTAATCACTGATGATTTATTAGCTACTGGTGGAACAATTGAAGCTACTATTAAGCTAATTGAAGAATTAGGTGGAATTGTTGTCGGAGCTGCATTCTTCATTGAGTTAACAGAACTAAACGGTCGTGAAAAATTAGGTGGAGTAGACATTAAAACTTTAATGCAATACTAA
- the recJ gene encoding single-stranded-DNA-specific exonuclease RecJ — MLKAKSRWKLRKFDEEKAQSLAEILQIELLVARLLVMRGIETIEEAKRFLFIEPMEFHDPFLLEGMAGTVKRIKDAITNNEKILIFGDYDADGVSSTTVLMVTLQDLGADVDFYIPNRFTEGYGPNEQAFRWAKSAGYSLVITVDTGISAIAEADVAKEIGLDYIITDHHEPSPQLPAADFIIHPKLSPNYPFHELAGVGVAFKLAHALYGEVPQQLLEIAAIGTIADLVPLVDENRIIASRGVAMMSRSTRIGIKALLKVCGLEGQVLTAENIGFAIGPRINAVGRLESADPAVHLLLSDSIEEAEELANEIDGLNKERQKLVNTMTEEAYEMIDRYFPPADNEVLVIAKEGWNPGVVGIVASRVVEKYYRPTIILSIDKEKGIAKGSARSIEGFDLFANLSKCRDILPHFGGHPMAAGMTLDLSNVDLLRSRLKEQAKEILTEEDFIPIKHVDIECNLEDVTIATIEQINRLAPFGVQNPSPKVLLTCEKIHEMKTVGASQNHLKMTLAQENSTIDTIGFNLGEKLEHISPLAKIAVVGELGINEWNGFRKPQLLLEDLAVQDWQLFDFRSSRNVAKKLEEMPQDKIQLVSFQDGTMERLQLEKWSESLLQLDKESTPKLLKNGYLFLLDLPTSMEQLQNFFNGNSFPERIYAVFHHDNDHYFSTLPTRDHFKWFYGFLLKKQTFDLKKHGEDLAKHKGWSKQTVNFMSKVFFELEFVKIEDGLLTINHVNTKRDLTESKSYQSKKEQMDLENELCYSSYRSLMTLLQQCKDNSVRDEEEIEDGLQKAHYSS; from the coding sequence ATGTTAAAAGCAAAATCACGTTGGAAACTACGAAAATTTGATGAAGAGAAAGCCCAATCTCTCGCAGAAATCTTGCAAATAGAATTGTTAGTTGCAAGACTTTTAGTGATGAGAGGAATAGAAACAATTGAAGAAGCTAAACGCTTTTTATTTATAGAACCGATGGAGTTCCATGATCCATTTTTATTAGAAGGAATGGCTGGAACTGTTAAACGAATAAAAGATGCGATAACAAATAATGAAAAGATACTAATTTTTGGTGATTATGATGCGGATGGGGTTAGTTCTACGACTGTATTAATGGTTACATTGCAAGATCTTGGTGCAGATGTTGACTTTTACATTCCAAATCGATTTACCGAAGGATACGGTCCAAATGAACAAGCATTTCGCTGGGCAAAATCTGCAGGTTATTCATTAGTTATTACTGTAGATACAGGAATTTCTGCCATTGCAGAAGCGGATGTTGCAAAGGAAATTGGATTAGACTACATCATTACTGATCACCATGAACCATCGCCACAATTACCAGCAGCTGACTTTATCATACATCCGAAATTAAGCCCTAATTATCCATTCCATGAACTCGCAGGTGTAGGTGTAGCATTCAAACTAGCACATGCGCTCTATGGAGAAGTTCCTCAACAGTTATTGGAAATTGCCGCAATTGGAACGATTGCGGACTTAGTGCCATTAGTAGATGAAAATAGAATCATAGCTAGTCGTGGCGTGGCAATGATGTCTCGGTCCACTCGCATAGGAATTAAAGCACTACTAAAAGTGTGTGGACTTGAAGGGCAAGTGCTTACTGCAGAAAATATTGGATTTGCAATTGGACCAAGAATCAACGCTGTTGGTAGATTGGAATCAGCAGATCCTGCTGTTCATTTACTACTATCTGACTCTATCGAAGAAGCGGAAGAACTAGCAAATGAAATTGATGGTCTTAATAAAGAAAGACAAAAGTTAGTCAACACGATGACTGAAGAAGCGTATGAAATGATTGATAGATACTTTCCTCCAGCAGACAATGAAGTGCTCGTTATTGCAAAAGAAGGCTGGAATCCCGGGGTTGTTGGGATAGTAGCATCACGTGTTGTAGAAAAGTATTATCGACCAACAATCATTTTAAGTATCGATAAGGAAAAGGGCATTGCTAAAGGATCAGCACGAAGTATCGAAGGGTTTGATCTTTTTGCTAATCTTTCAAAGTGTCGTGATATTTTACCTCACTTTGGAGGACATCCGATGGCAGCAGGTATGACTTTGGACTTATCAAATGTTGATTTGTTAAGGTCACGTTTAAAAGAACAAGCAAAAGAAATACTAACAGAAGAAGATTTTATTCCAATTAAACATGTTGATATTGAGTGTAATCTTGAGGATGTCACAATTGCAACAATAGAACAAATAAATCGATTAGCTCCTTTTGGTGTACAAAACCCATCGCCAAAAGTATTACTAACGTGCGAAAAAATACACGAGATGAAAACAGTTGGAGCAAGCCAAAATCACTTGAAAATGACGCTTGCCCAAGAAAACAGCACAATTGACACTATCGGGTTTAATTTAGGAGAAAAACTTGAACACATTTCCCCATTAGCAAAAATAGCTGTTGTAGGTGAGTTAGGCATTAATGAATGGAATGGCTTCCGCAAACCGCAACTTTTATTGGAGGATTTAGCAGTTCAAGATTGGCAACTTTTTGATTTCCGTAGTTCAAGAAATGTAGCAAAAAAGTTAGAGGAAATGCCGCAAGATAAAATTCAATTAGTCAGCTTTCAAGATGGAACAATGGAAAGGCTACAACTAGAAAAATGGTCAGAATCATTGCTTCAACTAGATAAAGAATCAACACCAAAGCTATTGAAAAATGGATATCTGTTTCTATTAGACTTACCAACTTCTATGGAACAATTGCAAAATTTTTTCAACGGTAATAGTTTCCCTGAAAGAATTTATGCAGTTTTTCATCATGATAATGATCATTATTTTTCAACATTGCCAACACGAGATCATTTTAAATGGTTTTACGGATTTCTATTAAAAAAGCAAACATTTGACTTGAAAAAGCATGGCGAAGACTTGGCAAAACATAAAGGTTGGTCAAAACAAACAGTAAATTTCATGTCGAAGGTGTTTTTTGAATTAGAATTTGTTAAAATAGAAGATGGTCTTTTGACAATTAATCATGTTAACACAAAACGTGATCTGACAGAGTCAAAATCTTATCAAAGTAAAAAAGAGCAAATGGATTTAGAAAATGAATTATGTTATTCCTCTTACCGGTCATTAATGACACTTTTACAACAATGTAAAGACAATTCGGTGAGAGACGAGGAGGAAATAGAAGATGGATTACAAAAAGCACATTACAGTAGTTGA
- a CDS encoding LapA family protein, protein MKGQWSLLLAILFALIVAIFAVINVDPVTVDFLFAKKSIPLILVIIGSVFMGGLIVGSVGMYRMFRLQRQLKVANKEIAMLSEKVEKSSPKAEEKPEVEKKPATEELEEDISEEDSTEENTVKE, encoded by the coding sequence ATGAAAGGACAATGGAGTTTATTATTAGCAATTTTATTTGCATTAATCGTAGCCATATTCGCTGTTATTAATGTAGACCCGGTAACAGTAGATTTTCTGTTTGCTAAAAAGAGTATTCCTTTAATTTTAGTAATTATTGGATCTGTTTTCATGGGTGGATTAATCGTTGGTTCTGTTGGTATGTATCGTATGTTTCGCTTACAAAGACAGTTGAAGGTTGCAAACAAGGAAATTGCAATGCTGAGCGAGAAAGTGGAAAAATCGTCTCCAAAAGCCGAAGAAAAACCAGAAGTAGAAAAAAAGCCAGCAACTGAAGAATTAGAAGAAGACATTAGCGAAGAAGATAGCACGGAAGAAAATACTGTAAAAGAATAG
- a CDS encoding cation diffusion facilitator family transporter: MEKKERFKQAEFAAMVGVVINLVLAIIKGVIGVISNSRALIADALHSASDVAGSMAVYVGLRAAKLPPDKDHPYGHGKAENIAAIIVAVLMVIVGFEIALSSVEAFFKPIEAPGVIAIYAAAISIIVKEILFRWKYRLGKKLRSDALIINAYEHRSDVFSSIATLVGIVAAVFGGKLGFTWAVYADPVAGLVVGILILKMAWNLGSESIHNTLDHVLHEEDTVHLVEIAKSVDKVLAINSLQAREHGHYVIVDIKVAVDPFMTVEEGHKVGKNVKEKLLSEAHIQDVFVHINPYSDEGE, from the coding sequence GTGGAAAAGAAAGAACGTTTTAAACAAGCAGAGTTCGCAGCAATGGTTGGCGTCGTAATCAACTTAGTCTTAGCAATTATTAAAGGTGTAATCGGAGTAATTTCAAACAGTAGAGCATTAATTGCAGATGCACTTCATTCCGCTTCAGATGTTGCGGGTTCAATGGCTGTTTATGTCGGATTAAGAGCAGCAAAGTTGCCACCTGATAAGGATCATCCTTATGGACATGGTAAGGCAGAAAATATTGCAGCTATTATTGTTGCAGTCCTTATGGTAATTGTCGGTTTTGAAATTGCCTTGTCATCAGTGGAAGCATTTTTTAAACCGATTGAAGCTCCTGGAGTAATAGCTATTTATGCTGCAGCGATCTCGATTATAGTTAAAGAAATATTATTTCGCTGGAAATATCGACTAGGTAAAAAGTTACGAAGTGATGCGTTAATTATTAATGCCTATGAACATCGATCTGATGTCTTTTCATCGATTGCTACATTAGTTGGAATTGTTGCGGCAGTGTTTGGTGGAAAGCTAGGATTTACTTGGGCTGTCTATGCTGACCCAGTTGCTGGATTAGTGGTCGGGATTTTAATTTTAAAGATGGCATGGAACTTAGGATCAGAATCCATTCATAATACACTTGACCATGTTTTACATGAGGAAGATACTGTTCACTTAGTAGAAATTGCCAAATCGGTCGATAAAGTATTAGCAATTAATTCTTTACAAGCTCGTGAGCACGGGCATTATGTAATTGTTGATATTAAAGTAGCAGTTGATCCATTTATGACTGTTGAAGAAGGCCATAAAGTCGGAAAAAATGTAAAAGAAAAATTATTAAGTGAAGCACATATTCAAGATGTATTTGTACATATAAATCCATATAGTGATGAGGGGGAGTAG